A window of the Fulvia fulva chromosome 11, complete sequence genome harbors these coding sequences:
- a CDS encoding DNA-directed RNA polymerase II subunit RPB1: MDKALQDARTHTATLKTHLDRLWKIIPPAKHVSEESAAKAQQVFDTPELLEDIISYLNTPGKLKVMGVQRTWRNTILGSTRLQKAIGLLPYDDGIYYSPFSKRFYGGTYSLLNQRNFGWGLGGNNMPGGTYDDSNGNFRWDEDSEYSFWTINHMPVTEDPTKLEINIEWTTSMKLGSRIESMLICDPPVKNISAMTRCAYNCDQVGNSYHPSRARYGLTSSSSVGFTLGELHQVSKEIIAKHPNCRCHGVIFETTVPLLKSDPVLIHRRSLEQRAHEKRILRREKRRLRREEESARDREAQQALVQEEVERYPSHDHEAGYSDDEDLRLGYSNGPESEDDDKGDYEQRTSQERDHEQPSSPASRPQARLEFHRPQTQTISATGPDREALGPRRSAAPPQYSPTSPEYSPTSPGWQTRSPQYSPTSPQYSSASPQYSPTSPQYSLTSPALAPISPRYSATSPRHESSNEEEVEREHSTFRIFTEEELLDM; this comes from the coding sequence ATGGATAAAGCACTGCAAGATGCGCGCACACACACTGCTACTCTCAAGACTCACCTCGACCGTCTCTGGAAGATCATACCACCTGCTAAGCACGTCTCCGAAGAGTCCGCCGCCAAAGCTCAGCAGGTCTTCGACACGCccgagcttctcgaggacATTATCTCGTACCTCAACACACCTGGAAAGCTCAAGGTGATGGGAGTGCAGCGCACTTGGCGGAACACTATCCTGGGCTCGACTCGATTGCAGAAAGCAATAGGTCTTCTTCCTTACGACGACGGCATCTACTACTCGCCATTCTCGAAGCGCTTCTATGGCGGTACATACAGTCTGTTGAACCAGAGAAACTTTGGGTGGGGATTAGGTGGCAATAATATGCCTGGCGGTACCTACGACGACTCAAACGGCAACTTCAGATGGGACGAGGATTCTGAGTACTCCTTCTGGACTATCAACCATATGCCAGTCACCGAAGATCCCACAAAGCTCGAGATTAACATTGAGTGGACCACCAGTATGAAGCTTGGCTCTCGGATCGAGTCCATGCTGATCTGTGATCCACCTGTCAAGAATATCTCGGCCATGACGCGTTGTGCATATAACTGCGACCAAGTCGGCAACAGTTATCATCCTAGTAGAGCCCGGTACGGACTCACATCATCCTCTTCCGTCGGCTTCACCCTTGGCGAGCTACATCAAGTCTCAAAAGAGATCATTGCAAAGCACCCCAATTGCAGATGCCACGGAGTAATCTTCGAAACTACAGTTCCACTTCTGAAATCTGATCCCGTCCTGATCCATCGCCGTTCGCTCGAGCAGCGCGCTCATGAGAAGCGCATTCTCCGCCGTGAAAAGCGACGTCTGCGCCGAGAAGAAGAGAGTGCCAGAGATCGAGAAGCCCAGCAAGCACTAGTACAGGAGGAGGTGGAGAGGTACCCGTCTCATGACCACGAAGCTGGATACTCCGACGACGAGGACCTGAGACTGGGTTATAGCAATGGGCCGGAGTCAGAGGACGATGATAAGGGAGACTACGAACAGAGGACATCCCAAGAGCGAGACCACGAGCAGCCTTCGTCCCCAGCCTCACGACCACAAGCACGTCTCGAGTTCCATCGTCCCCAGACACAAACGATTTCAGCTACCGGCCCGGACAGAGAGGCTCTCGGTCCACGTCGATCAGCAGCTCCTCCTCAGTACTCACCCACCTCACCAGAATACTCACCTACTTCACCGGGATGGCAAACCAGATCACCGCAATACTCACCAACTTCTCCGCAGTATTCGTCAGCCTCACCGCAGTACTCGCCAACTTCTCCACAGTACTCGCTCACTTCACCGGCACTCGCACCGATATCTCCACGATACTCTGCAACATCGCCACGCCACGAGTCAAGCAACGAGGAAGAGGTGGAACGTGAGCATTCAACATTCCGTATTTTCACTGAGGAGGAGCTGCTAGACATGTAG
- a CDS encoding T-complex protein 1 subunit zeta — protein MSAAQLLNPKAESRRRGEALKVNISAGEGLQDVLASNLGPTGTLKMLVDGAGGIKLTKDGSVLLKEMQIQNPTAVMIARAATAQDEICGDGTTSVVLMVGELLKQADRYISEGLHPRVITDGYEVAKNETLRFLDDFKLAREVDRELLLSVARTSLSTKINSTLAEQLTPDIVDAVLAIYQAPAKPDLHMVEIMTMQHRTAADTQLIRGLALDHGARHPDMAKDVKDAYILTLNVSLEYEKSEINSGFYYNSAEQREKLVESERRFVDDKLRKIVELKKEVCGDDPKKGFVIINQKGIDPLSLDVLVKNGIFALRRAKRRNMERLQLICGGTAQNSVDDLTPDVLGWAGHVYEHQLGEEKYTFIEEVKEPKSVTILIKGPNAHTITQIKDAVRDGLRSVYNMIVDKSVVPGGGAFQVAAARQLNSDDFRKQVKGKAKWGVSAFADALLIVPKTLAANSGHDIQDCLATLQDEHADGNVAGLDLTTGEPMDPVQQGVYDSFRVLRNAIASSTGIASNLLLCDEMLKARQMGKSGPPGGGDGGEE, from the coding sequence ATGTCGGCAGCACAACTCCTCAACCCCAAGGCGGAATCGAGACGACGAGGGGAGGCTCTGAAAGTCAACATCTCTGCAGGTGAAGGTCTGCAAGATGTGTTGGCCTCCAACCTGGGACCCACTGGCACATTGAAGATGTTGGTCGACGGTGCAGGCGGCATCAAGCTCACAAAGGACGGTAGCGTGCTGTTGAAGGAGATGCAGATCCAGAACCCCACGGCAGTCATGATCGCGCGAGCAGCAACAGCACAGGACGAGATTTGCGGAGATGGCACAACGAGCGTGGTGCTTATGGTGGGAGAGCTCTTGAAGCAGGCAGATCGATACATCAGCGAAGGTCTCCACCCCAGAGTCATCACAGACGGCTACGAGGTCGCAAAGAACGAGACACTGCGCTTCCTGGACGACTTCAAACTGGCGAGAGAGGTGGACAGAGAGCTTCTGCTTTCGGTGGCCAGGACATCGCTCTCCACCAAGATCAACAGCACCCTCGCCGAACAGCTCACACCAGATATCGTCGATGCCGTGCTTGCCATCTACCAGGCACCTGCAAAGCCAGATCTGCACATGGTCGAGATTATGACGATGCAGCACCGAACAGCGGCAGACACACAGCTCATTCGTGGCCTTGCACTAGATCACGGCGCCAGACATCCCGACATGGCCAAGGACGTCAAGGACGCATACATCTTGACATTGAACGTCAGCTTGGAGTACGAGAAGAGCGAGATCAACAGTGGTTTCTACTACAACAGCGCCGAGCAGAGAGAAAAGCTGGTCGAGAGCGAGCGGAGGTTCGTCGACGACAAGCTCCGTAAGATTGTCGAGCTGAAGAAGGAGGTCTGTGGCGACGACCCAAAGAAGGGCTTTGTTATCATCAACCAGAAGGGCATCGACCCACTGTCTCTTGATGTCCTTGTCAAGAACGGCATCTTTGCACTGCGACGAGCGAAGAGGAGGAACATGGAGAGGTTACAACTCATCTGCGGTGGTACAGCACAAAACAGCGTGGACGACTTGACACCAGATGTGCTTGGCTGGGCAGGCCACGTCTACGAGCACCAGCTTGGTGAGGAGAAGTACACATTCATCGAGGAGGTCAAGGAGCCAAAGTCGGTCACAATCCTGATCAAGGGACCAAACGCACACACCATCACACAGATCAAGGACGCAGTAAGAGACGGTCTCAGATCAGTCTACAACATGATCGTGGACAAGAGTGTCGTGCCAGGAGGAGGTGCTTTCCAGGTTGCTGCTGCGCGACAGCTAAACTCAGACGACTTCCGCAAGCAAgtgaagggcaaggcgaagTGGGGTGTGTCAGCATTCGCAGATGCGCTTCTGATCGTACCCAAGACGTTAGCAGCGAACAGCGGTCACGACATCCAGGACTGCTTGGCAACACTACAGGACGAGCACGCAGATGGAAACGTTGCTGGACTCGATCTGACCACCGGCGAGCCAATGGATCCAGTGCAGCAGGGTGTGTACGACAGCTTCAGAGTACTCAGGAACGCCATTGCAAGCTCGACAGGTATTGCATCGAATTTGTTGCTGTGCGATGAGATGCTCAAGGCGCGGCAAATGGGCAAGTCAGGGCCTCCAGGAGGCGGTGATGGAGGCGAGGAGTAG
- a CDS encoding Altered inheritance of mitochondria protein 6 produces MVISKATPTCNLLILIFHTTQRPSTSGPLQDNSDLDTHTTSTTATLAKLTALLMIARIQCAPLEHQTTDAISTCGPQWMPASEISIGNGTDIRPGYDSAVQRFCDAADGHTVMPDEHLSMATEVYLNGGKDASIYGVQGFAYFEILNKDQASPGHEVTAEKCSKYFLALSAEGGKCSGSINHDTKGGTFEVGNEEQSYTALGGEVPPEEPAVNRIFIGTLTPQTPNKGSGPSLDPWPLDSLNDIKPTRCHSHNDYDRSIPLFLAMSAGCISFEADVHLLEGDAIIGHDSPQAGRSLSAQYIHPLRAILDHNNDDKPGTIMLYPARPGQSVTLVVDFKSSEPELFGVVLEALQPLRDGAYLSTSKSGEFVQKHVTIVLGGSAPFDRIDSDDDNPNRDVFYGAPSDHWDSKYTSLNSFYASQDWTTVEGFDWLGAAMNGGDNPVSKQAKVVHDAGLRLTYCRSM; encoded by the exons ATGGTCATCTCAAAAGCAACGCCTACCTGCAACCTTCTCATCTTGATCTTCCACACAACACAACGACCATCCACATCAGGCCCGCTGCAAGATAACAGCGACTTGGACACCCATACGACAAGCACCACGGCCACTCTTGCGAAGTTGACAGCATTACTG ATGATCGCACGCATCCAATGCGCACCTCTCGAGCATCAGACCACCGACGCAATCTCAACATGTGGCCCGCAATGGATGCCAGCATCCGAGATCTCCATCGGCAACGGCACCGATATCCGTCCTGGATATGACAGCGCTGTTCAGAGGTTCTGCGACGCGGCGGACGGACATACCGTCATGCCTGACGAACATCTTTCTATGGCCACAGAAGTGTACTTGAACGGCGGTAAAGATGCCTCGATTTACGGTGTTCAAGGCTTCGCTTACT TCGAAATTCTTAACAAGGACCAGGCAAGTCCAGGTCACGAGGTAACAG CCGAGAAGTGTTCAAAATACTTCCTAGCACTCTCAGCAGAAGGCGGAAAGTGCTCAGGCTCCATCAATCACGACACCAAAGGTGGAACTTTCGAAGTCGGCAACGAAGAGCAATCGTACACCGCACTTGGCGGCGAAGTACCACCCGAAGAGCCCGCGGTGAATAGGATCTTCATTGGCACGCTGACTCCCCAGACACCCAACAAAGGCTCTGGGCCTTCACTCGATCCATGGCCCTTAGACTCTTTGAATGACATCAAACCAACACGATGCCACAGTCACAACGACTACGACCGCAGCATACCTCTCTTCCTGGCAATGAGTGCCGGCTGCATCTCATTCGAAGCAGATGTCCACCTTCTTGAAGGCGACGCGATCATTGGCCACGACAGTCCTCAGGCAGGAAGATCGCTGTCCGCACAGTACATCCACCCACTGCGAGCAATCCTCGATCACAATAACGACGACAAGCCGGGCACCATCATGCTGTACCCTGCTCGGCCTGGCCAGAGCGTTACGCTGGTGGTCGATTTCAAGTCATCCGAACCGGAATTGTTTGGCGTAGTTCTGGAAGCTTTGCAGCCACTACGCGATGGTGCATATCTCAGCACCTCTAAGTCTGGCGAATTCGTCCAGAAGCATGTGACAATTGTGCTCGGCGGGTCAGCTCCATTCGATCGTATCGACTCAGATGATGACAATCCAAACCGAGATGTCTTCTATGGCGCACCTTCGGACCACTGGGACTCCAAATACACGAGCCTGAACTCGTTCTACGCCTCGCAGGACTGGACAACAGTGGAAGGGTTCGATTGGCTTGGCGCTGCGATGAATGGCGGCGACAATCCCGTCAGCAAGCAGGCAAAGGTGGTTCACGATGCGGGGCTGAGATTGACGTACTGTAGGTCGATGTAA